One genomic window of Micromonospora sp. WMMD1128 includes the following:
- a CDS encoding PIG-L family deacetylase yields the protein MAERSLTLMAVHAHPDDEATSTGGVLARYAAEGVTTVLVTCTDGRCGDGPGGVKPGEDGHDPQSVVEMRRAELAASCEALKVTHLETLDYADSGMMGWATNDAPGAFWNTPVTEAADRLAELIRRYRPDVVVTYDENGFYGHPDHIQAHRITMAAVERTGIPAKVYWTTVPRSAFQEFGKVMQEIGVEFPEPDATDEMPALGLPDEEITTWVDTRGHGGQKFASLAAHASQAENIFFLRLGQERFTELMGLETFVRVHDTTGAPTPEDDLFAGLR from the coding sequence GTGGCTGAGCGATCCCTGACCCTGATGGCGGTGCACGCGCACCCCGACGACGAAGCGACGAGCACCGGCGGCGTCCTCGCCCGCTATGCGGCGGAGGGCGTCACGACCGTGCTCGTGACGTGCACCGACGGCCGGTGCGGCGACGGTCCCGGCGGCGTCAAGCCGGGCGAGGACGGGCACGACCCGCAGTCCGTGGTGGAGATGCGCCGGGCGGAGCTGGCGGCCAGTTGCGAGGCGTTGAAGGTGACCCATCTGGAGACCCTCGACTACGCCGACTCCGGGATGATGGGCTGGGCGACGAACGACGCTCCCGGCGCGTTCTGGAACACGCCGGTGACGGAGGCGGCCGACCGGTTGGCCGAGCTGATCCGGCGTTACCGCCCCGACGTGGTCGTCACCTACGATGAGAACGGCTTCTACGGCCACCCGGACCACATTCAGGCGCACCGCATCACGATGGCCGCGGTGGAGCGCACCGGCATCCCGGCGAAGGTCTACTGGACCACGGTGCCACGCAGCGCGTTCCAGGAGTTCGGCAAGGTCATGCAGGAGATCGGGGTGGAGTTCCCCGAGCCGGACGCGACCGACGAGATGCCGGCGCTGGGCCTGCCCGACGAGGAGATCACCACCTGGGTGGACACCCGTGGTCACGGCGGGCAGAAGTTCGCCTCCCTCGCCGCGCACGCCAGCCAGGCGGAGAACATCTTCTTCCTGCGGCTGGGGCAGGAGCGGTTCACCGAGCTGATGGGGTTGGAGACGTTCGTCCGGGTCCACGACACCACGGGCGCGCCGACGCCCGAGGACGACCTGTTCGCCGGGCTGCGCTGA
- a CDS encoding glycoside hydrolase N-terminal domain-containing protein: protein MSDMTRRNILKAGAAGAGAALVPAAWTATARAGSAAPPQVLAANDLALWYDEGAGTDWLRALPIGNGRLGAMVFGNVDTERLQLNEDTVWAGGPYDSANTRGAANLAEIRRRVFADQWTSAQDLINQTMMGNPGGQLAYQTVGNLRLAFGSASGASQYNRTLDLTTATVTTTYVLNGVRHQREVFASAPDQVIVVRLTADRANSITFSATFDSPQRTTASSPDASTIGLDGISASQEGVTGSVRFLALANAAATGGTVSSSGGTLRVSGATSVTILISIGSSYVNYRTVNGDYQGIARNRLNAAKSVAIDQLRSRHVADYQALFNRVSLDLGRTAAADQPTDVRIAQHANANDPQFAALLFQFGRYLLISSSRPGTQPANLQGIWNDSLTPSWDSKYTINANLPMNYWPADTTNLSECFLPVFDLVKDLTVTGARVAQAQYGAGGWVAHHNTDAWRGASVVDGALWGMWQTGGAWLSTLIWDHYQFTGDLGFLQTNYPALKGAAQFFLDTLVVHPTLNYLVTNPSNSPELPHHSNASVCAGPTMDNQILRDLFDAAARASEVLGVDTTFRSQVRTARDRLPPSKVGSRGNVQEWLADWVETERTHRHVSHLYGLHPSNQITKRGTPALHEAARKTLELRGDDGTGWSLAWKINFWARLEDGARAHKLFRDLVRTDRLAPNMFDLHPPFQIDGNFGATSGIAEMLLHSHTGELNVLPALPSAWSTGQVAGLRGRGGYTVAISWSNGQVDEIGIRADRDGTLRVRSRLFTGGFTIADASDGSTPATTRPETDVVQFSVRAGHTYRAARPGVTPSPTLTASPTPTTTPTSTSPTPTPTTSSPAPSGARATYAVTGSWSGGFQGEVTVTAGATAIRGWTVSWTFPNGQVINQIWSGTHTQNGANVTVRNADYNGALAAGASTTFGFIGSVNGTNNPPTNLTCTTT, encoded by the coding sequence ATGTCCGACATGACCCGAAGGAACATCCTCAAGGCCGGCGCGGCCGGGGCCGGCGCCGCCCTGGTGCCGGCCGCCTGGACCGCGACCGCCCGCGCCGGATCGGCCGCGCCACCGCAGGTGCTGGCCGCGAACGACCTGGCGCTGTGGTACGACGAAGGAGCCGGCACCGACTGGCTCCGCGCGCTGCCGATCGGCAACGGACGGCTCGGCGCGATGGTGTTCGGCAACGTCGACACCGAACGGCTCCAGCTCAACGAGGACACCGTCTGGGCCGGCGGCCCGTACGACTCGGCGAACACCCGGGGCGCGGCCAACCTCGCCGAGATCCGGCGGCGGGTCTTCGCCGACCAGTGGACGTCGGCGCAGGACCTGATCAACCAGACCATGATGGGCAACCCGGGTGGCCAGCTCGCCTACCAGACGGTGGGCAACCTCCGGCTCGCCTTCGGCTCCGCCAGCGGGGCGAGCCAGTACAACCGGACCCTCGACCTGACCACCGCCACGGTCACCACCACCTACGTGCTCAACGGGGTACGCCACCAGCGGGAGGTGTTCGCCAGCGCCCCCGACCAGGTGATCGTGGTCCGGCTGACCGCCGACCGGGCCAACTCGATCACGTTCTCCGCCACCTTCGACAGCCCACAACGGACCACCGCGTCGAGCCCGGACGCGTCCACCATCGGGCTCGACGGCATCTCCGCCAGCCAGGAGGGAGTCACCGGCTCGGTGCGGTTCCTGGCCCTAGCCAACGCCGCCGCGACCGGCGGCACGGTCAGCAGCTCCGGCGGCACGCTGCGGGTGTCCGGGGCGACGAGCGTGACCATCCTGATCTCGATCGGCTCCAGCTACGTCAACTACCGCACCGTGAACGGGGACTACCAGGGCATCGCCCGCAACCGGCTCAACGCCGCCAAGAGCGTCGCGATCGACCAGCTGCGCAGCCGCCACGTCGCCGACTACCAGGCGCTGTTCAACCGGGTGAGCCTCGACCTGGGCCGGACGGCCGCGGCCGACCAGCCCACCGACGTCCGGATCGCGCAGCACGCGAACGCCAACGACCCGCAGTTCGCCGCGCTGCTGTTCCAGTTCGGGCGCTACCTGTTGATCTCCTCCTCGCGGCCGGGCACCCAGCCGGCGAACCTCCAGGGCATCTGGAACGACTCGCTGACCCCGTCCTGGGACTCGAAGTACACGATCAACGCCAACCTGCCGATGAATTACTGGCCGGCCGACACGACGAACCTCTCCGAGTGCTTCCTGCCGGTCTTCGACCTGGTCAAGGATCTGACGGTGACCGGCGCGCGGGTGGCCCAGGCGCAGTACGGCGCCGGCGGCTGGGTCGCCCACCACAACACCGACGCGTGGCGGGGCGCCTCGGTGGTCGACGGGGCGCTGTGGGGCATGTGGCAGACCGGTGGCGCCTGGCTGAGCACGCTCATCTGGGATCATTACCAGTTCACCGGCGACCTCGGCTTCCTCCAGACCAACTACCCGGCCCTGAAGGGCGCCGCCCAGTTCTTCCTCGACACCCTGGTCGTCCACCCGACGCTCAACTACCTGGTGACGAACCCGTCGAACTCGCCGGAGCTGCCGCACCACTCGAACGCCAGCGTCTGCGCGGGGCCCACCATGGACAACCAGATCCTGCGCGACCTGTTCGACGCCGCCGCCCGGGCCAGCGAGGTGCTCGGCGTCGACACCACCTTCCGCTCCCAGGTGCGCACCGCCCGGGACCGGCTGCCCCCGAGCAAGGTCGGCTCCCGCGGCAATGTGCAGGAGTGGCTCGCCGACTGGGTGGAGACCGAACGGACCCACCGGCACGTCTCCCACCTGTACGGCCTGCACCCCAGCAACCAGATCACCAAGCGGGGCACGCCGGCGCTCCACGAGGCCGCCCGTAAGACCCTGGAGCTGCGCGGCGACGACGGCACCGGCTGGTCCCTCGCGTGGAAGATCAACTTTTGGGCCCGGCTGGAGGACGGCGCCCGTGCCCACAAGCTCTTCCGTGACCTGGTACGCACCGACCGACTCGCGCCGAACATGTTCGACCTGCACCCGCCGTTCCAGATCGACGGCAACTTCGGCGCCACCTCCGGCATCGCCGAGATGCTGCTGCACAGCCACACCGGCGAGCTGAACGTGTTGCCGGCGCTGCCGAGCGCGTGGTCCACCGGGCAGGTCGCGGGCCTGCGGGGGCGCGGCGGCTACACCGTCGCAATCTCCTGGAGCAACGGCCAGGTCGACGAGATCGGCATCCGCGCCGACCGGGACGGCACGCTGCGGGTGCGGTCCCGGCTGTTCACCGGCGGCTTCACCATCGCCGACGCCAGCGACGGCAGCACGCCGGCCACCACCCGACCGGAGACGGACGTGGTCCAGTTCAGCGTCCGCGCCGGTCACACCTACCGGGCGGCCCGTCCCGGTGTGACTCCGTCGCCGACCCTGACCGCCTCACCCACCCCCACCACGACACCGACCAGCACCTCGCCGACCCCGACGCCGACCACCAGCTCGCCCGCGCCGTCCGGCGCACGGGCGACGTACGCGGTGACGGGCTCGTGGTCGGGCGGCTTCCAGGGCGAGGTCACGGTGACCGCCGGCGCGACCGCGATCCGCGGCTGGACGGTGTCCTGGACGTTCCCCAACGGGCAGGTCATCAACCAGATCTGGAGCGGCACGCACACCCAGAACGGCGCGAACGTGACGGTGCGCAACGCCGACTACAACGGCGCGCTGGCGGCCGGCGCCTCCACCACCTTCGGCTTCATCGGTTCGGTGAACGGCACCAACAACCCGCCGACGAACCTCACCTGCACCACCACCTGA
- a CDS encoding glycoside hydrolase family 43 protein, with protein MPISRRALIKAAAASGALTAASVAGLPGVAWAANTAYAMAYFTETPNGQGADYGLHLAVSRDGLNWTPLNQNNPVVTPTQGQLGLRDPFVLRKRDGTFVVLATDLKGTDFGQHSQYLHVWDSTNLTNLTGYRRIRMHTLPDSHTWAPTAFWDANRGQYGIVYSCNSGGDVLMVNYTSDFVSVGPQQVFFSPGFGVLDGDIVVDGGTTYLYYKNLSTGLLHGARSSTGAPNSFTTYTSGLRQGNGIEAPLLVRNNDGSGWRLWGDSYSPVNNDYYMWSTPAIGGNSWTPLNQRDYTPPLNAKHGSVVGISDAEYNGLVSRWGTPNWVRLKSSNLPDYVVRHRDYVGRIDPYPFDPYQDQMWRMVAGLADSAGVSFEAVNRPGMFLRHYSYALRLDTNDGTSTFRADATFHRTAGLADGAWTSFRSHNFPDRYLRHANYLLRIDPLSSGSSLSDRQDATFRITP; from the coding sequence GTGCCCATCAGTCGAAGAGCACTCATCAAGGCCGCCGCCGCGTCCGGCGCGCTCACCGCCGCGTCGGTGGCCGGTCTGCCCGGCGTCGCCTGGGCGGCGAACACCGCGTACGCGATGGCGTACTTCACCGAGACGCCCAACGGTCAGGGCGCGGACTACGGCCTGCACCTGGCGGTGAGCCGGGACGGCCTCAACTGGACGCCGCTGAACCAGAACAACCCGGTGGTCACCCCGACCCAGGGGCAGCTCGGCCTGCGGGACCCGTTCGTGCTCCGCAAGCGGGACGGCACGTTCGTTGTCCTGGCCACCGACCTCAAGGGCACCGACTTCGGCCAGCACAGCCAGTACCTGCACGTGTGGGACTCGACGAACCTGACGAACCTCACCGGTTACCGCCGGATCCGCATGCACACGCTGCCCGACTCGCACACCTGGGCGCCGACTGCGTTCTGGGACGCCAACCGCGGCCAGTACGGCATCGTCTACTCCTGCAACAGCGGCGGCGACGTGCTGATGGTCAACTACACCAGTGACTTCGTCAGCGTCGGCCCGCAGCAGGTGTTCTTCAGCCCCGGCTTCGGCGTGCTCGACGGCGACATCGTCGTCGACGGCGGCACCACCTACCTCTACTACAAGAACCTGTCCACCGGCCTGCTCCACGGCGCCCGCTCCTCGACCGGCGCGCCGAACAGCTTCACCACCTACACCAGCGGGCTGCGGCAGGGCAACGGGATCGAGGCGCCGCTGCTGGTGCGGAACAACGACGGCAGCGGCTGGCGGCTGTGGGGCGACTCGTACAGCCCGGTCAACAACGACTACTACATGTGGTCCACCCCGGCCATCGGCGGCAACTCGTGGACCCCGCTCAACCAGCGTGACTACACCCCGCCGCTGAACGCCAAGCACGGCTCCGTCGTCGGGATCAGCGACGCCGAGTACAACGGCCTGGTCTCCCGGTGGGGCACCCCGAACTGGGTACGGCTCAAGTCGTCGAACCTCCCGGACTACGTCGTCCGGCACCGCGACTACGTCGGCCGCATCGACCCGTACCCGTTCGATCCCTACCAGGACCAGATGTGGCGGATGGTGGCCGGACTGGCCGACTCCGCCGGGGTCTCGTTCGAGGCGGTGAACCGGCCGGGCATGTTCCTGCGGCACTACAGCTACGCGCTCCGCCTCGACACGAACGACGGGACGTCGACCTTCCGCGCCGACGCCACCTTCCACCGGACGGCGGGCCTCGCGGACGGCGCGTGGACGTCGTTCCGCTCCCACAACTTCCCGGACCGCTACCTGCGGCACGCCAACTATCTCCTGCGGATCGACCCGCTCAGCTCCGGTTCGAGCCTGAGCGACAGGCAGGACGCCACCTTCCGCATCACGCCGTGA
- a CDS encoding nitroreductase — translation MDLAAFRALEPLCWRAPSAHNTQPWRLRYERWAITVGWDPTDALPAGDPTGRDLRLSLGAFVETCLIVAADAGLRLDFVADHDESAHRVGRLRPARQPYRTPFRTADVCARRTHRGRFADGPDAAVLAAADDAARWAGGAVRVVPAAAGRLGALLRAADRQVYADPAVVAELRRWLRLDRARPDYRADGLSDRCLGLSRPAAAGLRTALAAYSVLRPFGLPRLLAAGDDPLARGGTVLALVAPPDLDAAGQVEFGRVLMRVWLTLHAAGLAAHPLSQLVDVAATRDALGALLDVAPERIVHVTRVGRPVAAAARSARRVDRVGGRPGSKFSDNIPDSRCRERTLHG, via the coding sequence ATGGACCTCGCCGCGTTCCGCGCGTTGGAGCCGCTGTGCTGGCGGGCCCCGAGCGCGCACAACACCCAACCGTGGCGGCTGCGCTACGAACGCTGGGCGATCACGGTCGGCTGGGATCCGACCGACGCGCTGCCGGCCGGCGACCCGACCGGTCGGGATCTGCGGCTGTCGCTCGGCGCGTTCGTGGAGACCTGCCTGATCGTTGCCGCCGACGCCGGCCTGCGGCTGGACTTCGTGGCCGACCACGACGAGTCCGCGCATCGGGTGGGCCGGCTGCGTCCGGCGCGGCAGCCGTACCGGACGCCGTTCCGCACCGCTGACGTGTGCGCGCGGCGTACCCACCGGGGCCGGTTCGCCGACGGCCCGGACGCCGCCGTGCTCGCCGCCGCCGACGACGCCGCCCGGTGGGCCGGCGGCGCGGTCCGGGTGGTGCCGGCGGCGGCCGGGCGTCTCGGCGCGTTGCTGCGCGCCGCCGACCGGCAGGTGTACGCGGACCCGGCGGTCGTGGCCGAGTTGCGCCGTTGGCTGCGGCTGGACCGGGCCCGACCGGACTACCGGGCCGACGGGCTCAGCGACCGCTGCCTGGGGCTGTCCCGGCCGGCCGCCGCCGGGTTGCGGACGGCGCTCGCCGCGTATTCGGTGCTGCGTCCGTTCGGGTTGCCGCGCCTGCTGGCCGCCGGCGACGACCCGCTCGCGCGCGGCGGCACGGTGCTGGCGCTTGTCGCGCCGCCCGACCTGGACGCGGCCGGGCAGGTGGAGTTCGGACGGGTGCTGATGCGGGTCTGGCTGACGCTGCACGCGGCCGGCCTGGCGGCGCATCCGCTGAGCCAACTCGTCGACGTGGCCGCCACCCGCGACGCGCTGGGCGCGCTGCTGGACGTGGCGCCGGAGCGGATCGTGCACGTGACCCGGGTGGGCCGGCCGGTGGCCGCGGCGGCCCGCTCGGCCCGCCGGGTCGACCGGGTCGGCGGGCGGCCCGGTTCGAAGTTTAGCGATAACATTCCGGACTCTCGATGTCGGGAACGCACGCTCCACGGCTGA
- a CDS encoding DUF4188 domain-containing protein, protein MRTRDFSRAPAQARAGAMFIGGTRYASPLVLLRLAPDWFRMVRDMRRMSGYRWHTVYWQFPLTLGTIAFFADRDAMLRFARTRHHRKLMAWLTDGNRNATAGFIRLYTADPDGYSNGAWRAEDGAMGHIEEFTPLGAETTGPAVRR, encoded by the coding sequence ATGCGTACCCGAGACTTCTCCCGCGCCCCGGCGCAGGCCCGCGCTGGCGCGATGTTCATCGGCGGCACCCGGTACGCCAGCCCGCTGGTGCTGCTGCGGCTGGCCCCGGACTGGTTCCGGATGGTCCGGGACATGCGCCGGATGTCCGGCTACCGCTGGCACACCGTCTACTGGCAGTTCCCGCTGACGTTGGGCACGATCGCGTTCTTCGCCGACCGGGACGCGATGCTGCGCTTCGCGCGGACCCGGCACCACCGCAAGCTGATGGCGTGGCTGACCGACGGCAACCGCAACGCCACCGCCGGGTTCATCCGGCTCTACACCGCCGACCCGGACGGCTACTCCAACGGTGCGTGGCGGGCCGAGGACGGCGCGATGGGCCACATCGAGGAGTTCACCCCGCTGGGCGCGGAGACGACCGGGCCGGCGGTACGCCGGTGA
- a CDS encoding phenylacetate--CoA ligase family protein, with protein sequence MAETLHRPAVLRTVEMSLPGEVAAGRAVAALVRLVGRHPAGWRWLARRHHPVLDRLAAANARAACVRAARRVPAYREFLRARPAGVRRRLRDFPETDKLGYVVGHDAAARCWDGRLPERGVVVDESAGSSGRPFNWPRGERELRAVHRDIAGYTGLVFPMRRPFVINAYSMGAWATGTTTGAAMARVAVVKNTGPDLGKIVDTLREFGPEHDYLVTAYPPFLKHLRDRLDAEDFPWSRYRIFGSCGGEGMTEALRDYLEQRFVRVRSAYGASDLTIGIGAETRFTVWLRRRLRTDPALRAELLGADEQRLPMVFQYNPFASYLETNERRELVCTAGGRDVLQPRLRYNVGDEALLVPYRRIAELAAADPVRAAEFRAATADERMTLPVLLLFGRRDSTVSYLGANLYPQDVEYGLYTGNPHAAAISRFCLALVEDAALETRPVIHVELRGALAAADRAALAAACRDGVRRHLASVSRDFAQSLTEDPTAGDLRVELHDPGTGPFAGPQKIKNAYLVR encoded by the coding sequence ATGGCCGAGACACTGCACCGACCCGCCGTCCTGCGTACCGTCGAGATGTCGTTGCCGGGGGAGGTGGCCGCCGGCCGCGCGGTGGCCGCGCTGGTCCGGCTGGTCGGCCGGCACCCGGCCGGGTGGCGGTGGCTGGCCCGGCGGCACCACCCGGTGCTGGACCGGCTGGCCGCGGCGAACGCGCGGGCGGCCTGTGTGCGGGCGGCCCGGCGGGTGCCGGCCTACCGCGAGTTCCTGCGGGCCCGCCCGGCGGGCGTCCGCCGCCGGCTGCGGGACTTCCCGGAGACCGACAAGCTCGGGTACGTGGTGGGCCACGACGCCGCCGCGCGGTGCTGGGACGGGCGGCTGCCGGAGCGGGGTGTGGTGGTGGACGAGTCGGCCGGCTCGTCGGGGCGGCCGTTCAACTGGCCGCGCGGCGAGCGGGAGCTGCGCGCGGTGCACCGGGACATCGCCGGCTACACCGGGCTGGTCTTCCCGATGCGTCGGCCGTTCGTCATCAACGCGTACTCGATGGGCGCCTGGGCGACCGGCACCACGACCGGCGCGGCGATGGCCCGGGTCGCGGTGGTGAAGAACACCGGCCCGGACCTCGGCAAGATCGTCGACACGCTGCGCGAGTTCGGCCCGGAGCACGACTACCTGGTGACCGCGTACCCGCCGTTCCTCAAGCACCTGCGGGACCGGCTGGACGCCGAGGACTTCCCCTGGTCGCGCTACCGGATCTTCGGCAGTTGCGGCGGGGAGGGGATGACCGAGGCGCTGCGCGACTACCTGGAGCAGCGGTTCGTCCGGGTGCGTTCGGCGTACGGCGCGTCGGACCTGACCATCGGCATCGGCGCGGAGACCCGGTTCACGGTGTGGCTGCGGCGGCGGCTGCGCACCGACCCGGCGTTGCGGGCGGAGCTGCTCGGCGCGGACGAGCAGCGGCTGCCGATGGTGTTCCAGTACAACCCGTTCGCGTCCTACCTGGAGACGAACGAGCGGCGTGAGCTGGTCTGCACGGCGGGCGGCCGGGACGTGCTCCAGCCCCGGCTGCGGTACAACGTCGGCGACGAGGCGCTGCTGGTGCCGTACCGGCGGATCGCCGAACTGGCCGCGGCCGACCCCGTGCGCGCGGCCGAGTTCCGGGCCGCGACGGCCGACGAGCGGATGACGCTGCCGGTGCTGCTGCTGTTCGGCCGGCGCGACTCCACGGTGTCCTACCTGGGCGCGAACCTCTACCCGCAGGACGTCGAGTACGGCCTCTACACCGGCAACCCGCACGCCGCGGCGATCAGCCGGTTCTGCCTGGCGCTGGTGGAGGACGCGGCGCTGGAGACCCGGCCGGTGATCCACGTGGAGCTGCGCGGTGCGCTGGCCGCCGCGGACCGCGCCGCGCTCGCGGCGGCCTGCCGCGACGGGGTACGCCGGCACCTCGCCTCGGTGTCGCGCGACTTCGCCCAGTCCCTGACCGAGGATCCGACCGCCGGTGACCTGCGGGTGGAGTTGCACGACCCGGGCACCGGCCCGTTCGCCGGCCCGCAGAAGATCAAGAACGCCTACCTGGTGAGGTGA